The proteins below come from a single Necator americanus strain Aroian chromosome V, whole genome shotgun sequence genomic window:
- a CDS encoding hypothetical protein (NECATOR_CHRV.G19644.T1) has product MDFEKAWEDRNPRKAYALIKQYSGKMKRCYPVLNTANGVAVGEATLPIWKEHFKTLLNRLAPSATELEHVHRPKYAVNEEPPTVSEVLVCIQKMKNGKSGGDDGISAEMLKYLLPSGIREMTKIIRSIWIDERTPDSWRHAIIIPLHKKLSVTNPRNYRGISLLRVMYKVLESIILDRLIKHREETTRDEQAGFRPG; this is encoded by the coding sequence atggactttgagaaggcgtgggaggacaggaacccgcggaaagcctacgctctaataaaacagtatagcggcaaaatgaaaagatgttaccctgtcctcaacactgccaatggggtagctgttggtgaagcaacccttccaatttggaaggaacacttcaagaccttgctgaacaggctagcaccgtcagccactgaactcgaacacgttcatagaccgaaatatgcggttaacgaggagccaccgaccgtgtcggaggtcctggtctgtattcaaaaaatgaagaatggaaaatctggcggagacgacgggattagcgcagaaatgctaaaatatcttcttccGTCTGGGAtccgtgagatgacaaagatcatccgttcaatatggatagacgaaaggacacctgattcgtggagacacgctatcataattcccctccacaagaagttatccgtcacgaaccccaggaattatcgaggaatctctttgctgcgtgttatgtacaaggtattggagagcattatcctggaccgactcattaaacatcgcgaagaaacaacgcgcgacgagcaagctggctttcgtcctggctga
- a CDS encoding hypothetical protein (NECATOR_CHRV.G19639.T1), whose protein sequence is MAKIEKPIIDRNPLLYYRYIDDCCVACSTQAELDTGFNLLNQQCPHIKFTRERPIDNWLASLNVHIYLRKPQGPAVPPVMLKLCAVAAVLFSRNAFSQIEERCCCGCPPASCTITLSEECLADATTSCSEKDKFNSSKTVIDCSLLLTTTALPTLEDDDNEFIPIPKDSEEKDVRTSTKPPLELGSSTQNKIQGRSPFFGNPFFPKPLMPPPFMGGPYDAHMNVPPMSGWQQYGWGADVGNLFARIMDHIRDFVGTVLVRASGQLPLNQINSRMYGLK, encoded by the exons atggccaagatcgaaaagcctataatagaccgcaatccactgctgtattatcgttacatagatgattgctgCGTCGCCTGCTCAACACAAGCAGAATTAGACACAggcttcaatcttctcaatcagcagtgtccgcacattaagttcacaagggagagaccgatagacaactggttggcttccttgaatgtgcacatttacttaCGGAAACCTCAAGGGccagctg TGCCACCCGTGATGCTGAAATTGTGTGCCGTAGCAGCCGTACTTTTCTCTCGAAACGCATTTTcacaaattgaagaaagatGTTGCTGCGG CTGCCCACCAGCATCTTGTACCATTACCTTGAGCGAGGAATGTCTAGCCGATGCAACTACTTCTTGCTctgaaaaagataaattcAACTCCTCAAAAACTGTGATTGATTGCAGCT TGCTTCTAACCACGACGGCTCTTCCAACGCTTGAGGACGACGACAACGAATTCATACCGATACCGAAGGATTCGGAAGAAAAGGATGTCAGGACCTCAACTAAGCCGCCATT AGAGCTTGGCAGTAGCACTCAGAACAAAATTCAAGGCAGAAGTCCTTTCTTCGGGAATCCCTTCTTTCCT AAACCGTTGATGCCACCTCCTTTTATGGGCGGACCCTATGACGCACACATGAATGTTCCTCCAATGAG TGGATGGCAGCAGTATGGATGGGGAGCTGATGTTGGTAATCTCTTCGCAAGGATTATGGACCATATCAGAGACTTCGTCGGAACAGTGCTAGTCAGAGCCAGCGGCCAGCTGCCtctaaatcaaattaattcaAGAATGTAtggattgaaatga
- a CDS encoding hypothetical protein (NECATOR_CHRV.G19639.T2), with protein sequence MLKLCAVAAVLFSRNAFSQIEERCCCGCPPASCTITLSEECLADATTSCSEKDKFNSSKTVIDCSLLLTTTALPTLEDDDNEFIPIPKDSEEKDVRTSTKPPLELGSSTQNKIQGRSPFFGNPFFPKPLMPPPFMGGPYDAHMNVPPMSGWQQYGWGADVGNLFARIMDHIRDFVGTVLVRASGQLPLNQINSRMYGLK encoded by the exons ATGCTGAAATTGTGTGCCGTAGCAGCCGTACTTTTCTCTCGAAACGCATTTTcacaaattgaagaaagatGTTGCTGCGG CTGCCCACCAGCATCTTGTACCATTACCTTGAGCGAGGAATGTCTAGCCGATGCAACTACTTCTTGCTctgaaaaagataaattcAACTCCTCAAAAACTGTGATTGATTGCAGCT TGCTTCTAACCACGACGGCTCTTCCAACGCTTGAGGACGACGACAACGAATTCATACCGATACCGAAGGATTCGGAAGAAAAGGATGTCAGGACCTCAACTAAGCCGCCATT AGAGCTTGGCAGTAGCACTCAGAACAAAATTCAAGGCAGAAGTCCTTTCTTCGGGAATCCCTTCTTTCCT AAACCGTTGATGCCACCTCCTTTTATGGGCGGACCCTATGACGCACACATGAATGTTCCTCCAATGAG TGGATGGCAGCAGTATGGATGGGGAGCTGATGTTGGTAATCTCTTCGCAAGGATTATGGACCATATCAGAGACTTCGTCGGAACAGTGCTAGTCAGAGCCAGCGGCCAGCTGCCtctaaatcaaattaattcaAGAATGTAtggattgaaatga
- a CDS encoding hypothetical protein (NECATOR_CHRV.G19645.T1), producing the protein MQLAFLDFEAAFDSPHRGRLLNALRADGVPGKFVRLPDDMNQRTTAAVRTPAGCTTPFEVVAGVRQGTVAGPFLFNFAIDDIMRRTVDQCPADIVLAPSGCTLTDLEYADDVVIFAESSTKLQRVVNLVSKLAAAYGLRLRPDKCKQMWISSRPRT; encoded by the coding sequence atgcaactagcgtttctggactttgaagccgcgttcgactctcctcaccgaggccgtcttctcaacgcgctccgcgccgatggagtaccaggaaagttcgttcgcttgcctgatgacatgaatcaacgaacaactgctgcagttcgaacaccagccggatgtacaacaccgtttgaagtggtagctggagtaagacaagggacagtggcaggacctttcctgtttaatttcgcaatcgacgacattatgcgaagaacagtcgaccagtgtcctgccgacattgtcttagcaccatcagggtgcaccttgactgacctcgagtacgccgacgatgtagttatattcgcggaaagcagtacgaaacttcaacgtgttgtcaaccttgtatcgaagctggctgcagcctatggactacgcctacgccctgataaatgcaagcagatgtggatctcttcgagaccacgaacttga
- a CDS encoding hypothetical protein (NECATOR_CHRV.G19642.T1): MKVFRRVLGARLKKIVSVSLNQCGFVKDCSTIDAIHAVRILLEKHREKNRSVHVAFLDLEKAFDRVTHELLWMSTRSHRVPEEYVRWTKLIYAKPTSVVRCAAGTSRPFPVQVGVHQGSSLSPLLFILCMNTITKEIQKQRI; encoded by the coding sequence atgaaggtttttagGCGTGTCCTAGGAGCTCGTCTGAAGAAAattgtcagcgtttcactcaaccagtgcggttttgtgaaggactgcagcactatagatgctatccatgctgtccgtatccttctggagaaacatcgagagaagaaccgcagtgtgcatgttgcttttctcgatctcgagaaagctttcgaccgtgtcacacatgagctgttatggatgtccacgaggtcgcatagagtaccagaagaatatgtgcggtggacgaagctgatttatgcgaagcctaccagcgttgtacgatgtgctgctggaacaagcagaccattccctgtacaagtaggggttcatcagggttcatccctctcacctctgctgttcatactgtgcatgaacacgataacgaaggaaatccagaagcagcgaATCTAG
- a CDS encoding hypothetical protein (NECATOR_CHRV.G19640.T2) translates to MAVKVDTGEVELRVISAYAPQAGCSEEEKASFWEDLEQYVHSLEGEVVLLIGGDFNGHVGFRKDEFESCHGGYGYGARNDDGLRILEYAVASDLIIANTQYQKRKSHLITYTSGGRKTQIDFWMLRRRDRRLLQDSKVIPTDHVAAQHHLLIIDLKISRPRKRHPRTETQRIKWWNLKDRKEVFFASVAPSTLPHPTRSVEEMWSSTSSVIRLTAENTLGKTTLGADGAVLRPSSQILERWREYYNHVCNEEFCHPPIPTVPSVEGPVLPITAVEVIAAFAKMKSNKATGPDDVTADVWKLLGDRMSVWFATLFNKIVAEGRLANFRDRAGARLKKIVSVSLNQCGFVKDCSTIDAIHAVRILLEKHREKNRSVHVAFLDLEKAFDRVTHELLWMSTRSHRVPEEYVRWTKLIYAKPTSVVRCAAGTSRPFPVQVGVHQEAANLEAWTLLFADDVMLASESRGDFQKQVNSWEDRLQKYGLRLSISKTEYMECGPRMENGSIRVDGTELKKVNGSKYLQVPENGLTLNDPRDFNVIPIISGSVEGDNAETLAVV, encoded by the exons ATGGCTGTAAAGGTAgacacaggagaagtggaattgcgagtcatctctgcttatgcgccacaggcaggctgtagtgaagaagagaaggcaagcttttgggaggatctggagcagtacgtccattCCCTGGAAGGCGAAGTAGTActtctaatcggaggagacttcaacggacatgtcggttttCGGAAAGACGAGTTCGaaagttgtcatggtggatacggttatggagctcgtaacgacgacgggttgcgaatcctggagtatgctgttgcaagtgacttgatcattgctaacacgcagtatcagaaaagaaaatcgcatttgatcacgtacaccagcggcggtcgtaaaacacaaatagatttctggatgttacgccgacgagatcgccgacttctgcaggattcaaaagtcatccctacagaccatgtcgctgcccaacaccatctgctcattatagacttgaaaatctcccgtccaaggaagagacatccaaggactgaaacacagcgcatcaagtggtggaatctgaaagatcgaaaggaggtatttttcgcgtccgtggctccatctacacttccccaccctactcgtagtgtggaggaaatgtggtcgtctacttccagcgttatacgcttgaccgcggagaacactctgggaaagacaaCACTAG gggctgatggagccgttctgcgcccctctagtcagatcctggagaggtggcgagagtactacaatcacgtgtgtaacgaagagttctgtcatcctcccatcccaactgttcccagcgtcgagggtcctgttctaccaataactgccgtcgaagtcattGCTGCctttgcaaaaatgaagtcgaacaaggccaccggtcctgatgacgtaactgctgatgtctggaagctgctaggagatcgaatGTCCGTGTGGTTCGCAACTCTATtcaacaagatcgttgcagaaggacgtttggcaaacttccgtgaccgtgccg GAGCTCGTCTGAAGAAAattgtcagcgtttcactcaaccagtgcggttttgtgaaggactgcagcactatagatgctatccatgctgtccgtatccttctggagaaacatcgagagaagaaccgcagtgtgcatgttgcttttctcgatctcgagaaagctttcgaccgtgtcacacatgagctgttatggatgtccacgaggtcgcatagagtaccagaagaatatgtgcggtggacgaagctgatttatgcgaagcctaccagcgttgtacgatgtgctgctggaacaagcagaccattccctgtacaagtaggggttcatcagg aagcagcgaATCTAGAagcgtggactctactctttgccgacgatgtcatgctcgcgtcggagtctcgaggtgattttcagaaacaagtgAATTCTTGGGAGGATCGGCTGCagaaatatggattgcgcctcagcATATcgaaaactgagtacatggagtgcggaccaaggatggagaatggttcaattcgtgtcgatggcaccgaattgaAAAAGGTGAACGGTTCCAAGTACCTTCAAGTACCTGAAAATGGCCTCACTTTGAACGATCCACGTGATTTTAATGTGATACCTATCATTAGTG gctctgtcgaaggcgataacgccgaaacgttagccgttgtttaa
- a CDS encoding hypothetical protein (NECATOR_CHRV.G19643.T1) encodes MAKASHTLQKGAAVQHTAKAHNLKGQLPEGSMESLATTIRFVTLNCRTLSSELQQAALSKLLRYLCVPFAALQETAMRDRPVISIENNTIYCGDADENKVGGCAIAVRNDYNNLVEEFGSTSSRCAFLRLRDRGGRKLWIVSAHAPKETAEDNSKDAFYDEINALMSKIPSQQVVIVGIDANAKMGLEQQSDVLGKWYYAAERTSDNGDRLVDLCEQTGLIIASTFKRNHRRHQLTWQGSTILTPEEQRKRKMRTLKLQLDYVLARNIPQSDIRKSRAVWDVAFDSDHRPVLLSLKIRSHKRNRGVPLQPKIDMAGLKDDQCRGKFRQRVSIHVGVRTRKKLSDADSFTKCI; translated from the coding sequence atggcgaaagcttcccatacattgcaaaaaggtgctgccgtccagcacaccgccaaagcccataacctgaaaggtcaactgcctgaagggagcatggaatctttggcaacaaccattcgtttcgtcacgctgaactgccgaacactatcgagtgaactccaacaagccgctctatccaaacttctgcgatatctctgtgtgccttttgctgcactgcaagAAACAgccatgagagatcggcccgtcatcagcatcgaaaataacaccatatactgcggcgatgctgacgagaacaaagtaggtggctgcgcgatagctgtgaggaacgattacaacaacctcgtggaggaatttggctcaacgtcatctagatgcgcctttctacgactgcgggatcgcggaggacgtaaactctggatcgtaagtgctcacgcccctaaggaaaccgctgaggacaacagtaaggacgccttctatgatgaaatcaatgcgttgatgtctaaaataccgagccagcaggtggtcatcgtcggaatcgacgcaaatgcgaagatgggactcgaacagcaatcagatgtgctaggaaaatggtactatgcagcagagcgcacgtcggataacggtgaccgtctggtcgacttgtgcgaacagacgggcctcatcatcgcttccacgtttaagaggaatcatcgacgccatcagctcacgtggcaggggtcaaccattttaacgcctgaagagcagcgcaagcggaagatgaggactcttaaactacagctcgactacgttctggcgaggaacattcctcagtcagatatccgaaaatctagagctgtttgggatgTCGCGTttgactctgaccaccgtccagttcttctcagcctcAAGATACGGtcccacaagagaaaccgaggagttcctcttcaaccaaaaatcgacatggcaggtctgaaagacgatcaATGCAGaggaaaattccgccaacgtgtgtctattcatgttggagtacggaccaggaagaagcttagcgatgcggattccttcacaaagtgcatctag
- a CDS encoding hypothetical protein (NECATOR_CHRV.G19641.T1): MLASESRGDFQKQVNSWEDRLQKYGLRLSISKTEYMECGPRMENGSIRVDGTELKKVNGSKYLQVPENGLTLNDPRDFNVIPIISGIGGPTDRISWLLNMSICVYQYVPAHLSSSSNFLKHLRSTSFQREWVVETFDVTSPYTNVSNDVAMQAVHELLTQRQASLNMYGLSNRQIMTLINECLNCSIFRWSEQH; the protein is encoded by the coding sequence atgctcgcgtcggagtctcgaggtgattttcagaaacaagtgAATTCTTGGGAGGATCGGCTGCagaaatatggattgcgcctcagcATATcgaaaactgagtacatggagtgcggaccaaggatggagaatggttcaattcgtgtcgatggcaccgaattgaAAAAGGTGAACGGTTCCAAGTACCTTCAAGTACCTGAAAATGGCCTCACTTTGAACGATCCACGTGATTTTAATGTGATACCTATCATTAGTGGTATTGGGGGCCCTACGGATAGAATTTCCTGGCTGCTGAATATGTCAATATGTGTGTATCAATATGTCCCTGCCCACCTCAGCAGTTCTAGcaacttcctaaaacatcTCCGCAGTACTTCGTTTCAGCGTGAATGGGTAGTAGAGACCTTTGACGTTACGTCACCCTATACGAAtgtttcaaacgatgtagcgatgcaggctgttcacgaactgctcacgcagcgCCAGGCTTCATTAAACATGTACGGATTAAGCAATAGGCAAATCATGACATTGATAAACGAATGCCTGAACTGCTCTATTTTCCGATGGTCGGAACAGCACTAG
- a CDS encoding hypothetical protein (NECATOR_CHRV.G19646.T1) has protein sequence MTRGKHQHLTPPSKVAKVNRLRFFGHILRRPADRLVQRVLRSSSGSSWKKPPGRKRKFWTEAVKEDLRTLGVDKQFRRDVRFRRTWNSDEWIDSVQALAEDREGWAELCSRTAHLGEDAGNRVRR, from the coding sequence atgacacgtggaaaacatcaacatcttacaccgccatcgaaagtggctaaagtaaatcgtcttcgcttctttggtcatatattaaggagaccggcagatcgccttgttcaacgagttttgagaagttcgtcgggttcgagctggaagaagccacctggccgaaaacggaagttctggactgaggcggtgaaagaggacctgaggacactcggcgtggataagcagttcaggcgagacgtaaggtttcgcagaacatggaatagcgacgaatggattgattctgtgcaagctctcgcagaagatcgagaaggttgggcagagctgtgttcaaggacggcacacctcggcgaagatgcgggtaatcgcgtcaggcgatga
- a CDS encoding hypothetical protein (NECATOR_CHRV.G19640.T1), which produces MAVKVDTGEVELRVISAYAPQAGCSEEEKASFWEDLEQYVHSLEGEVVLLIGGDFNGHVGFRKDEFESCHGGYGYGARNDDGLRILEYAVASDLIIANTQYQKRKSHLITYTSGGRKTQIDFWMLRRRDRRLLQDSKVIPTDHVAAQHHLLIIDLKISRPRKRHPRTETQRIKWWNLKDRKEVFFASVAPSTLPHPTRSVEEMWSSTSSVIRLTAENTLGKTTLGADGAVLRPSSQILERWREYYNHVCNEEFCHPPIPTVPSVEGPVLPITAVEVIAAFAKMKSNKATGPDDVTADVWKLLGDRMSVWFATLFNKIVAEGRLANFRDRAGLERERRHS; this is translated from the exons ATGGCTGTAAAGGTAgacacaggagaagtggaattgcgagtcatctctgcttatgcgccacaggcaggctgtagtgaagaagagaaggcaagcttttgggaggatctggagcagtacgtccattCCCTGGAAGGCGAAGTAGTActtctaatcggaggagacttcaacggacatgtcggttttCGGAAAGACGAGTTCGaaagttgtcatggtggatacggttatggagctcgtaacgacgacgggttgcgaatcctggagtatgctgttgcaagtgacttgatcattgctaacacgcagtatcagaaaagaaaatcgcatttgatcacgtacaccagcggcggtcgtaaaacacaaatagatttctggatgttacgccgacgagatcgccgacttctgcaggattcaaaagtcatccctacagaccatgtcgctgcccaacaccatctgctcattatagacttgaaaatctcccgtccaaggaagagacatccaaggactgaaacacagcgcatcaagtggtggaatctgaaagatcgaaaggaggtatttttcgcgtccgtggctccatctacacttccccaccctactcgtagtgtggaggaaatgtggtcgtctacttccagcgttatacgcttgaccgcggagaacactctgggaaagacaaCACTAG gggctgatggagccgttctgcgcccctctagtcagatcctggagaggtggcgagagtactacaatcacgtgtgtaacgaagagttctgtcatcctcccatcccaactgttcccagcgtcgagggtcctgttctaccaataactgccgtcgaagtcattGCTGCctttgcaaaaatgaagtcgaacaaggccaccggtcctgatgacgtaactgctgatgtctggaagctgctaggagatcgaatGTCCGTGTGGTTCGCAACTCTATtcaacaagatcgttgcagaaggacgtttggcaaacttccgtgaccgtgccggtctggaaagggaaaggagacattcctga